A genomic segment from Elusimicrobium sp. encodes:
- the rmuC gene encoding DNA recombination protein RmuC has product MNTTFFLSVILATLAGGVLAGLAVWFLKPSAKPEDSFKLKKFEELSAENKELSAKLQETQHSLIASQQAVGRVAELEKTTDEQKKEIVSLQQKLENTQSALQQAEQEKVKVTERKDALEKMQAEHKENISKLMQEQESKFAALQEKSQAAFKQLAAESLKEQRNELVTKNADIFSPIKEKMVEFTKQLGDFRTESATRHGDLQNVLNKTIELNENLSKEAADLATALKSPKQQGCWGELILENVLASAGLKEGEDYDKQVFFKTEDNTRQLPDFVIHLPNNRHFVIDSKMTLNSYTRWATATDEAEKEQHLKDLVTAIKANIDNLSGKNYKTLLHKNGLDFVFMFIPNEHAFFMALQKDPTLNTYAKNKSIALVTASNLFAVMQIVEQLWRMEKTNQMLDEILKVGSEMHHRVDLFTKKMDDIRDRIAKLQGAYQDAETTLTGQKGIIKSAVNLENLSVKHEKTLKNRLKEEPSAPLLDQEKNSLF; this is encoded by the coding sequence ATGAATACTACTTTTTTTCTTTCCGTTATTTTAGCCACTCTTGCCGGTGGAGTTCTTGCCGGATTAGCCGTTTGGTTTCTTAAACCGTCTGCCAAGCCGGAAGATTCCTTCAAACTTAAAAAATTTGAAGAACTTTCCGCCGAGAACAAAGAACTCTCTGCCAAATTACAAGAAACGCAACACTCGCTTATTGCCAGCCAGCAAGCCGTCGGGCGCGTTGCCGAATTGGAAAAAACTACCGACGAACAAAAAAAAGAAATTGTTTCTCTTCAACAAAAACTGGAGAACACCCAATCCGCCCTTCAGCAAGCCGAACAGGAAAAAGTAAAAGTAACCGAACGCAAAGATGCTTTGGAAAAAATGCAGGCCGAACATAAAGAAAATATCAGCAAACTTATGCAGGAACAAGAAAGTAAATTTGCCGCATTACAAGAAAAATCCCAAGCAGCCTTCAAGCAACTTGCCGCCGAATCCTTGAAAGAACAACGCAATGAACTCGTTACCAAAAACGCCGATATTTTCAGCCCCATTAAAGAAAAAATGGTGGAGTTTACCAAACAGTTGGGAGATTTCCGCACCGAAAGCGCCACCCGACACGGCGATTTACAAAATGTACTCAATAAAACCATTGAATTAAACGAAAATCTTTCCAAAGAAGCAGCCGACCTGGCCACGGCCCTGAAAAGCCCCAAACAACAAGGTTGCTGGGGAGAACTTATTTTGGAAAATGTCCTTGCGTCCGCAGGATTAAAAGAAGGGGAAGATTACGATAAACAAGTGTTTTTCAAAACGGAAGACAACACCCGCCAACTGCCCGATTTTGTGATTCATTTACCTAATAATCGTCATTTTGTAATTGATTCCAAAATGACCCTCAACAGTTACACCCGTTGGGCTACTGCCACCGATGAAGCAGAAAAAGAACAACACCTGAAAGATTTGGTAACAGCCATTAAAGCCAATATTGATAATCTCTCCGGTAAAAACTACAAAACTTTACTCCACAAAAACGGGTTAGATTTTGTGTTTATGTTTATTCCTAACGAACATGCTTTTTTTATGGCTTTACAAAAAGACCCGACCTTAAACACCTACGCCAAAAACAAAAGCATTGCGCTTGTTACGGCGTCGAACCTGTTTGCGGTGATGCAAATTGTAGAACAACTGTGGCGCATGGAAAAAACCAACCAAATGTTGGACGAAATCTTGAAAGTGGGGAGCGAAATGCACCACCGGGTAGATTTGTTTACTAAAAAAATGGACGATATCCGCGACAGAATTGCCAAACTCCAAGGGGCATATCAAGACGCGGAAACCACTTTAACGGGACAAAAAGGCATCATCAAATCGGCTGTTAATTTGGAAAATCTTTCCGTTAAACACGAAAAAACCTTGAAAAACCGCCTGAAAGAAGAGCCCTCCGCCCCTCTTTTAGACCAAGAAAAAAACTCCCTTTTTTAA
- a CDS encoding ATP-binding protein, translating into MLINFGFKNMTSFKEKAQLSLVAYNKLKTNRDALVTVNNTNVLKVACIYGANASGKSNLIQSLMALTSLFGSVGEKDIPILTKLYIPFKLSTETENAPTSFFIDFYLQKLETIFHYEFSISAKEIVSESLSILGQKDVVLFQREKEKILYSNPEKFPEGKNINSLKLLRKDVSVLSISFLLNGPISKEIVKFFRQITRGNSNFRRGLTTKISETELQDIALALQNADVGVSGLGIHTLSELAATQQEIFELQFKHIKYNKERSPMGEITFSRFEESDGTMRYMDLVRSLFDLKKTGGVLLVDELEQSLHPLLVENLIQKCNNKTNKNIQLIFTTHNTNLLHPNLFRKDQIYFVDKNKYGESCLYSLVDYAKEARQDVNWEDRYLGGMYGAIPVLKTFRI; encoded by the coding sequence ATGTTAATTAATTTTGGTTTTAAAAATATGACTTCTTTTAAAGAGAAAGCGCAGCTTTCATTAGTGGCATATAATAAGTTAAAGACCAACAGAGATGCCCTGGTGACCGTTAATAACACTAATGTATTAAAAGTTGCTTGTATCTATGGAGCTAATGCTAGTGGAAAAAGCAATCTTATCCAAAGCCTCATGGCTCTTACTTCACTATTTGGAAGTGTGGGTGAAAAGGATATTCCAATTTTGACGAAATTATATATTCCATTTAAACTATCGACAGAAACCGAGAATGCTCCAACATCGTTTTTTATAGATTTTTATCTTCAAAAATTAGAAACAATTTTTCATTATGAGTTTTCCATATCCGCCAAGGAAATTGTTTCCGAGTCCCTTAGTATATTAGGGCAAAAAGACGTCGTTTTGTTCCAACGAGAAAAGGAAAAGATCTTATATTCTAATCCAGAGAAATTCCCTGAAGGGAAGAACATCAACTCTTTGAAATTGCTACGTAAAGATGTATCTGTATTATCCATATCGTTTTTACTTAATGGTCCAATTAGTAAAGAAATTGTGAAATTCTTCAGACAAATTACTCGTGGCAATTCAAACTTTCGTAGAGGATTAACAACTAAAATAAGCGAAACTGAACTTCAAGATATTGCATTGGCCCTTCAAAATGCTGACGTTGGGGTTAGTGGTTTAGGGATTCATACATTATCTGAATTGGCAGCGACGCAACAAGAAATATTCGAATTACAATTCAAACATATCAAATATAACAAAGAACGCTCGCCTATGGGAGAAATTACATTTTCGAGATTTGAAGAATCCGATGGGACAATGCGCTACATGGACTTAGTACGCTCTTTATTCGATCTCAAAAAAACTGGCGGAGTACTTTTAGTAGATGAATTAGAGCAATCTTTGCATCCTTTACTGGTAGAAAATTTAATACAAAAATGCAATAACAAAACAAATAAGAATATACAGCTTATTTTTACAACTCATAATACAAACTTATTGCATCCTAATTTATTCCGAAAAGACCAGATCTACTTTGTTGATAAGAACAAATATGGAGAGTCTTGTCTATATTCATTAGTGGATTATGCCAAAGAAGCACGTCAGGATGTAAATTGGGAAGACCGTTATCTAGGTGGCATGTATGGTGCAATCCCTGTATTAAAAACTTTTAGGATATAG
- a CDS encoding RloB domain-containing protein: MKRNRSLIRRINLRQTKKPIVIITNGETEEIYFNGFKDRDSSYVLHIRRRNSAPQNLPRQVSNILQGVHLRGSSPEIWLVVDKDNFPIEKAAALTKAKKYYFAYSIPSVEIWFLLHFCYTSASMTPAQAINRLSSYLDLPYEKTKDYFELLAPHQITAINHAKKLEQHHMKQKANLLKANPYTNIYMLVEKLTRH, encoded by the coding sequence ATGAAAAGAAATAGGTCTCTGATTAGAAGAATTAATCTTCGCCAAACAAAAAAACCTATCGTAATCATTACGAATGGAGAAACTGAAGAAATATATTTTAATGGATTTAAGGATAGAGATTCTTCTTATGTGCTCCACATACGTAGGAGAAACTCAGCACCTCAAAATCTGCCCAGACAAGTCTCAAATATTCTTCAAGGGGTTCATCTGCGAGGGAGCTCTCCTGAAATATGGCTTGTGGTAGATAAAGACAATTTCCCGATTGAAAAAGCGGCAGCACTTACAAAGGCAAAAAAATATTACTTCGCTTACTCCATTCCAAGTGTTGAAATTTGGTTTCTTCTTCATTTTTGCTATACTTCAGCATCAATGACGCCGGCCCAGGCTATTAATAGACTTTCCTCTTATTTAGATCTTCCATATGAGAAAACCAAAGATTACTTTGAACTTCTGGCACCACACCAAATCACCGCAATCAATCATGCTAAAAAACTTGAACAACATCATATGAAGCAAAAAGCCAATTTATTAAAAGCAAACCCTTATACCAACATTTACATGCTTGTAGAGAAGTTAACACGGCATTAA
- a CDS encoding Fic family protein, with protein sequence MYIYQNENWPHFTWNKTKILSQLAQVKLSQGLLLGKMQNIGFAMQDNALLQALTEEILKSNQIEGQLLDIAQVRSSIARRLGLPNEDIPVARNVDGTVEMMLDAIQHYDAPTNKARLCAWHQHMFPEGKSGFYTIKAGDYRDDKLGPMQVVSGPMGNEKVHYEAPAATVLDGEMEKLFEFINMDETDNVLKAAITHLWFVILHPFDDGNGRIARALTELLLARSESSANRFYSMSSQIAKERKEYYKQLEITQQGDLNITDWLEWFLQTLEKAIKDSDELLKTVLAKATFWKQHQGETFNDRQSKMLNMLFDGFTGHLTSTKWAKICKCSHDTASRDIADLQQRGILGQIGAGRTTHYRLKLK encoded by the coding sequence ATGTATATCTATCAAAATGAAAACTGGCCGCACTTTACGTGGAACAAAACAAAGATTTTATCTCAGCTTGCACAGGTAAAACTGTCGCAAGGGTTGTTATTGGGTAAAATGCAAAACATCGGGTTTGCTATGCAGGATAATGCCTTGCTTCAAGCGCTTACGGAAGAAATTTTAAAATCTAACCAAATTGAAGGCCAACTGTTAGATATAGCACAGGTTCGCTCCTCTATTGCACGACGTTTGGGGTTGCCTAATGAGGATATTCCCGTGGCTCGCAATGTAGATGGCACAGTAGAAATGATGCTAGATGCTATTCAGCACTATGATGCTCCTACTAACAAGGCGCGTTTGTGTGCGTGGCATCAACATATGTTCCCCGAAGGCAAGAGCGGATTTTATACCATTAAAGCAGGTGATTATCGGGATGATAAACTAGGCCCTATGCAAGTAGTTTCCGGACCAATGGGTAATGAAAAGGTACACTATGAAGCCCCTGCCGCAACTGTACTGGACGGCGAAATGGAGAAATTGTTTGAATTTATCAATATGGACGAAACTGACAACGTTCTCAAAGCCGCTATTACGCACTTATGGTTTGTTATTTTGCACCCGTTTGACGATGGAAACGGACGTATTGCCCGTGCTTTGACGGAATTATTACTGGCACGGAGCGAATCTTCTGCTAATCGGTTCTATTCTATGTCTTCCCAAATTGCCAAAGAGCGTAAAGAATATTATAAGCAACTGGAAATTACACAGCAGGGCGATTTGAATATTACCGATTGGCTAGAGTGGTTCTTGCAGACACTAGAGAAGGCCATCAAAGATTCGGACGAACTTTTAAAAACGGTACTGGCTAAAGCGACCTTTTGGAAACAGCATCAAGGCGAAACTTTTAATGACCGCCAAAGCAAGATGCTCAATATGCTCTTTGATGGCTTTACAGGTCATTTAACCAGTACCAAATGGGCTAAAATTTGCAAATGTTCCCACGATACTGCCTCCCGTGACATAGCCGACTTACAACAGCGCGGCATTTTAGGGCAGATTGGGGCAGGCAGAACAACACATTACCGATTAAAACTCAAATAA
- a CDS encoding autotransporter outer membrane beta-barrel domain-containing protein, whose amino-acid sequence MKKLLLAVFCLLSSVSLFAAQDLDSNWQPDAVEGQNRTITDDTNTNNPLAIVGGGSFEGNATGNTLTVDGKNISISDATAAEQAYNPSRASLGAYVAGGAALNAEASQNTLTIKGTTLTGRDAYGGSAVLRDPQLRMEYGSANNNTVNVDGVTVKEYSFTTSGGENATIGGNVYGGYSEYSKGSANNNTVNITNGSVIEGNVYGGMVDDQLTLEDLAEIEGALDSKANNNTVYVTGSTVNGTVAGAAGSSYADNNKVIIENSTVNTVLGVADNHGVRDADTSVVHVNNNSVIVRNSTINSAAAVDSRSINASGNSLTLDNSTFATGTNNAVYAVNMGMATSADSGNPVLALVENSKLTLNKMTGNLREIGGSLNLVGTANGNQINIQDSTLTLGNSSKVFMSGLLNSADLSAAQLLYLPDDKGLMFGGASMYYSSQTGTGEEAPEAQELAVAGTNSDGNNILLKNGSFEGNIIGGMSAYIVEVDYEVITPNEEDPSKPTVETVVKTGLTTNSTTVSWEKDEGGVWQQKTENGEPQTAEKIDDIYSASNNTIVLDNTSFDGTIYGGYVYGAELKEKNMHTKNNKVILRGNVTLTPTSVLYGGSNGYYASTNELVFDRVKSTFNSMDQFQNFKNIWTINADFDTDLNFDFEGVYAKMNLAPGAMQEASKTVVTTQTTKDLTDIEQGAKIVDLTDNGISLNNNRLGVYTFDLSPTKGTGNTVEWTLTGKKDKANMEVYGQLPLVGLALASEGGELLTHSVTDAWKSDNEFSTFLNGAYHHTRYETGSGFDLDSALVQVGAWKKFNEEWLGGFFAKYSNGSYETYPIKVTGSANVFGGGLMTSYRYSETGRLEASLEAGYMDMDFESASLISSFDSKGMYYGASAGFVESLMQDLDLFANINWLRKGEDDITDNLGQKVTFDTMQSLNLRFGADYTLSNINWGGLIPSLGAMGIYEFDGESSVEIDGNKNSDASLKGMSGRGQISLAYQNNDSFLPLRTVFTAYGQLGNRRGFGGEVNISFEF is encoded by the coding sequence ATGAAGAAACTTCTCTTGGCAGTTTTTTGTTTGCTGTCATCTGTTTCGCTTTTTGCCGCCCAAGACTTGGATTCTAACTGGCAACCTGATGCAGTAGAAGGGCAAAACCGCACCATTACAGATGATACCAACACCAACAATCCTTTAGCCATTGTAGGCGGAGGATCTTTTGAAGGGAACGCAACCGGCAACACATTAACGGTTGACGGCAAAAACATCAGCATTTCCGATGCTACGGCGGCGGAACAGGCTTACAACCCTTCCCGTGCCTCTCTTGGTGCTTATGTTGCCGGGGGTGCCGCACTTAACGCAGAAGCCAGCCAAAACACGCTGACCATTAAGGGTACCACTTTAACGGGCCGTGATGCTTACGGCGGTAGCGCTGTTTTGCGCGACCCGCAACTGCGTATGGAATACGGTTCCGCCAACAATAACACTGTTAATGTAGATGGTGTTACTGTAAAAGAATATTCTTTTACAACTTCTGGTGGAGAAAATGCTACCATCGGCGGAAACGTATATGGCGGTTATTCCGAATATTCCAAAGGCTCTGCCAACAACAACACGGTTAATATCACCAACGGTTCCGTAATCGAAGGAAATGTGTACGGCGGTATGGTGGACGACCAATTGACCCTCGAAGATTTAGCGGAAATCGAGGGGGCTTTAGATTCAAAAGCCAACAACAACACCGTGTATGTAACTGGTTCTACCGTAAACGGAACGGTTGCCGGCGCCGCCGGCTCCAGTTATGCCGACAACAACAAAGTTATCATTGAAAACTCCACTGTTAACACCGTGCTCGGCGTAGCCGATAACCACGGGGTACGAGATGCGGATACCTCCGTCGTACATGTTAACAACAACTCCGTTATCGTTAGAAACAGTACAATTAACAGTGCCGCTGCGGTAGATTCCCGATCTATCAATGCGTCCGGCAACTCTTTAACCTTGGATAATTCCACTTTTGCTACCGGAACCAACAATGCCGTTTATGCCGTTAACATGGGCATGGCCACTTCGGCTGACTCCGGCAACCCGGTGCTTGCCCTCGTAGAAAACAGCAAACTTACCTTGAACAAAATGACGGGAAACTTGCGGGAAATCGGTGGTTCTTTGAACTTGGTGGGTACCGCAAACGGAAACCAAATCAATATTCAAGACTCCACCCTCACTCTTGGAAATTCCTCCAAAGTGTTTATGTCCGGCTTGTTAAATTCTGCTGATTTATCCGCTGCTCAACTTCTTTATCTTCCCGATGATAAAGGCTTGATGTTCGGTGGGGCGTCCATGTACTATTCCTCTCAAACAGGAACAGGAGAAGAAGCCCCTGAAGCCCAAGAATTAGCCGTAGCCGGTACGAACAGCGACGGAAATAATATCCTTCTTAAAAACGGTTCTTTTGAAGGCAATATCATCGGTGGTATGTCGGCCTACATCGTGGAAGTAGATTACGAAGTTATTACTCCCAACGAAGAGGATCCTTCCAAACCTACCGTAGAAACCGTTGTTAAAACCGGCTTAACTACCAATAGTACAACCGTCAGTTGGGAAAAAGATGAAGGCGGGGTATGGCAACAAAAAACGGAAAACGGCGAACCGCAAACTGCCGAAAAAATTGATGACATTTACTCCGCTTCCAACAACACTATTGTGTTAGACAATACCAGCTTTGACGGTACCATCTATGGCGGGTATGTGTACGGTGCAGAATTAAAAGAAAAAAATATGCACACCAAAAATAACAAAGTTATCTTGCGCGGAAACGTAACCTTGACGCCGACCTCTGTTCTTTACGGGGGCAGCAACGGTTACTACGCTTCCACCAACGAACTTGTTTTTGACCGTGTGAAAAGTACTTTTAACAGCATGGATCAATTCCAAAACTTCAAAAATATTTGGACGATCAATGCCGACTTTGACACCGACTTGAACTTCGATTTTGAAGGCGTCTATGCCAAAATGAATTTGGCCCCCGGCGCCATGCAAGAAGCTTCCAAAACGGTTGTTACCACTCAAACCACCAAAGACCTTACCGACATCGAACAAGGTGCGAAAATCGTAGACTTGACCGATAACGGCATTTCCTTAAACAACAACCGCTTGGGTGTTTACACCTTCGATTTGTCCCCGACCAAAGGCACCGGAAATACGGTCGAGTGGACTTTAACCGGTAAAAAAGATAAAGCCAACATGGAAGTGTACGGTCAGTTGCCGCTCGTCGGCTTGGCCTTGGCCAGCGAAGGGGGAGAACTCCTTACGCACTCCGTGACCGATGCCTGGAAGAGCGACAACGAATTCAGCACCTTCCTCAACGGGGCTTATCACCACACCCGCTACGAAACGGGCAGCGGTTTTGACTTGGACTCCGCCCTCGTGCAAGTGGGTGCCTGGAAGAAATTTAACGAAGAATGGTTGGGTGGTTTCTTTGCCAAATACTCCAACGGTTCTTACGAAACCTACCCGATTAAAGTAACCGGTTCGGCCAATGTATTTGGCGGCGGACTCATGACTTCTTACCGCTACAGCGAAACGGGCCGCTTGGAAGCCTCTTTAGAAGCGGGCTATATGGATATGGATTTTGAATCCGCTTCCTTGATTTCTTCCTTCGACAGCAAAGGCATGTATTATGGTGCTTCTGCCGGCTTTGTGGAATCTTTGATGCAAGACTTAGACCTCTTTGCCAACATCAACTGGTTGCGCAAAGGAGAAGACGACATCACGGATAACTTGGGTCAAAAAGTTACCTTTGACACCATGCAAAGCCTCAACTTGCGCTTCGGTGCGGATTACACCCTCTCCAACATTAACTGGGGCGGTTTAATTCCCTCCTTGGGCGCGATGGGTATTTACGAATTTGACGGCGAATCTTCCGTAGAAATCGACGGAAACAAAAACAGCGATGCTTCCTTAAAAGGCATGAGCGGCCGCGGTCAAATTTCTTTGGCCTATCAAAACAACGATTCCTTCTTGCCCTTGCGCACGGTATTCACCGCTTACGGGCAACTGGGTAACCGCAGAGGATTCGGCGGAGAAGTAAACATCTCCTTCGAATTCTAA
- a CDS encoding aminotransferase class I/II-fold pyridoxal phosphate-dependent enzyme: MIRFNCDYSEGAHPSILEKLAQTNLEQAPGYGQDIFCHQAAELIKNLCAAPQSEVHFLCGGTQTNLTVIAAMLRPYQCVISADSGHINVHETGAIEATGHRVLTAPAKDGKITAEQIDRLCQEHWQDDNPEFAPQPKLVYLSFPTEYGTLYSKAELSAIRRVCDANNLYLFIDGARLGYGLASPQNDLSLADIAACCDAFYIGGTKLGALLGEAVVIPNPKLQKDFRYFMKQKGAMLAKGRVLGLQFLALFENGLYFSLAKHANETALFIRKACLDAGWEPLNDSPTNQQFFLLPNEALKKLEVQYAFAHFGAADKNRTIVRICSSWATRQEDAEQLAADIKRAGGK; encoded by the coding sequence ATGATTCGATTTAATTGCGATTACAGCGAAGGCGCACACCCTTCCATTTTAGAAAAGTTGGCTCAAACCAATTTGGAACAAGCCCCCGGCTACGGGCAAGATATTTTTTGCCATCAAGCGGCGGAGTTAATCAAAAACCTCTGCGCGGCCCCGCAAAGCGAAGTTCACTTTTTGTGCGGAGGAACCCAAACCAATTTAACCGTTATCGCGGCGATGTTGCGCCCGTATCAATGCGTTATTTCGGCAGATTCGGGCCATATCAATGTGCATGAAACCGGGGCCATCGAAGCCACCGGGCACCGCGTGCTTACCGCGCCGGCCAAAGACGGCAAAATTACTGCCGAACAAATCGATCGCCTTTGCCAAGAACATTGGCAGGACGACAACCCCGAATTTGCCCCCCAACCGAAACTGGTGTACCTTTCTTTCCCCACGGAATACGGAACGCTCTATTCCAAAGCAGAACTTTCCGCTATTCGCCGCGTTTGCGATGCCAATAACCTTTACCTGTTTATAGACGGGGCCCGCTTAGGCTACGGTTTAGCCTCCCCACAGAACGACCTTTCTCTTGCCGATATTGCCGCCTGTTGCGATGCCTTTTATATCGGCGGCACCAAATTAGGGGCTCTTTTAGGGGAAGCGGTGGTTATTCCCAACCCGAAACTCCAAAAAGATTTCCGTTATTTTATGAAACAGAAAGGTGCAATGCTTGCCAAAGGCAGAGTGCTGGGATTACAGTTTTTAGCCCTTTTTGAAAACGGCCTGTATTTTTCTTTAGCTAAACATGCCAACGAAACGGCCCTGTTTATCCGCAAGGCCTGTTTAGATGCCGGGTGGGAACCGTTAAACGATTCCCCCACCAATCAGCAATTTTTCCTCCTGCCGAACGAAGCCCTAAAAAAATTGGAAGTGCAATACGCTTTTGCTCACTTCGGCGCGGCAGATAAAAACCGCACCATTGTCCGCATCTGCAGCAGTTGGGCTACCCGCCAAGAAGATGCCGAACAATTAGCCGCTGATATTAAACGCGCAGGCGGTAAATAA
- a CDS encoding deoxyribonuclease IV: MFYIGCHLSSSKGFEAMGKTALSIGANTFQFFTRNPRGSQAKEIDPQDAANLCTLLKEHQFGPIVAHAPYTLNPASADPKTREFALQTMADDLKRMEYVPGNLYNFHPGSHVGQGIEKGTELIIELLNEILTKDQHTTVLLETMAGKGSEIGRSFDEIKRILDGVKLSEKMGVCLDTCHIHDAGYSLATLDGTLNEFDKQIGLSLLKAVHLNDSLNPRGAHKDRHAVIGGGQIGTDTMARVINHPALRNLPFCLETPNELEGYAREIKLLRELYRG, encoded by the coding sequence ATGTTCTATATCGGGTGTCACTTATCCAGTTCCAAAGGGTTTGAAGCCATGGGGAAAACGGCTCTATCCATTGGGGCTAACACTTTTCAGTTTTTCACGCGCAACCCGCGCGGCAGCCAAGCCAAAGAAATAGACCCGCAGGACGCCGCCAATTTGTGCACGCTATTAAAAGAGCATCAGTTCGGCCCGATTGTAGCCCACGCCCCTTATACCTTAAACCCTGCTTCTGCCGACCCCAAAACAAGAGAATTTGCCCTGCAAACCATGGCAGACGATTTGAAACGCATGGAATATGTGCCCGGCAACTTATACAATTTTCACCCCGGCAGTCATGTAGGCCAAGGGATTGAAAAAGGAACAGAACTAATTATCGAACTTCTTAATGAAATTTTAACCAAAGACCAGCACACCACTGTTCTTTTGGAAACCATGGCCGGAAAAGGAAGCGAAATCGGCCGTTCGTTTGATGAGATTAAACGAATTTTAGACGGGGTAAAATTAAGTGAAAAAATGGGTGTGTGTTTGGATACTTGCCATATCCACGATGCCGGCTACTCGTTGGCAACGCTGGACGGAACCTTAAACGAATTTGATAAACAAATCGGTCTTTCGCTTCTCAAAGCCGTACACTTAAACGACAGCCTAAACCCCCGCGGGGCACATAAAGACCGCCATGCTGTCATCGGCGGAGGACAAATCGGCACGGACACCATGGCCCGCGTTATCAATCACCCTGCCTTAAGAAACTTACCTTTTTGTTTGGAAACACCAAATGAATTGGAAGGATACGCACGGGAAATAAAATTACTGCGCGAGTTGTACCGCGGCTAA
- a CDS encoding class I SAM-dependent methyltransferase: MQNRYLDGTYLAQNPGWHTQDGFWKLTHVKRALKRAQLPDIIETVCDIGCGSGELLRRWAEEEPGVSFWGYEPSPQAFGLCLQKKPDNVEFVLSATPEKGKTFDLALALDVLEHVPNPQELLETLKQSAPRIILHVPLEKNLRTFLSPSLLERERRMVGHLHFYTWFSLKKLLQDSGLRVVGKHYTHKYLERPPVLKNVRSQVGMFIRKTVHFLLPRSWAALTVGGYSVMLVLERED; the protein is encoded by the coding sequence ATGCAGAACAGATATTTAGACGGCACTTATTTGGCCCAAAATCCCGGTTGGCACACGCAGGACGGATTTTGGAAACTGACCCATGTAAAACGCGCCCTCAAACGCGCACAATTGCCGGATATTATCGAAACCGTGTGCGACATCGGTTGCGGCAGCGGCGAATTGCTGCGCCGATGGGCCGAAGAAGAACCCGGTGTTTCTTTTTGGGGATATGAACCTTCCCCGCAAGCCTTTGGGCTTTGTCTGCAAAAAAAACCGGACAATGTGGAGTTTGTCCTTTCGGCTACTCCGGAAAAAGGAAAAACCTTTGATTTGGCTCTGGCTTTAGATGTGTTGGAGCATGTGCCCAATCCGCAAGAATTGTTGGAAACCTTAAAACAATCGGCTCCGCGAATTATTCTTCATGTTCCGTTAGAAAAGAATTTGCGGACTTTTCTGTCCCCTTCTTTGCTGGAGCGCGAACGGCGCATGGTGGGGCATTTACATTTCTATACTTGGTTTTCTTTGAAGAAATTACTGCAAGATTCCGGATTACGGGTGGTGGGAAAGCATTATACGCATAAATACTTGGAACGCCCGCCCGTTTTGAAAAATGTTCGCAGTCAAGTGGGTATGTTTATCCGCAAAACGGTTCATTTTTTATTACCGCGTTCTTGGGCCGCGTTGACTGTCGGCGGATATAGTGTGATGCTCGTGCTGGAGCGGGAAGATTAG